A stretch of the Myxococcaceae bacterium JPH2 genome encodes the following:
- a CDS encoding DUF5360 family protein → MADPMRRLRPFLMTTDTLFLAYWLATSLAALGVFTPPEGWLFKDYHDARVVAWNWSFLPLDVLFALTGYLSVYLHGRGRPEWRAMAWVSLTLTFCAGLMAVAYWTILGEFDPTWLLPNLAVMLWPLFFVRPLLRAPEATVASPSRPSLFEALATCLCGATR, encoded by the coding sequence ATGGCTGACCCGATGCGCCGCCTGCGTCCGTTCCTGATGACGACGGACACGCTCTTCCTCGCCTATTGGCTCGCCACGAGCCTCGCGGCGCTGGGAGTCTTCACGCCGCCCGAGGGGTGGCTGTTCAAGGACTACCACGACGCAAGGGTGGTGGCCTGGAACTGGTCCTTCCTTCCCCTCGACGTGCTCTTCGCGCTGACCGGATACCTGAGCGTGTATCTCCACGGACGAGGCCGGCCGGAGTGGCGCGCCATGGCGTGGGTCTCCCTGACGCTGACCTTCTGCGCGGGGCTCATGGCGGTGGCGTACTGGACCATCCTGGGCGAGTTCGATCCCACGTGGCTGCTGCCGAACCTGGCCGTGATGCTATGGCCGCTGTTCTTCGTCCGCCCGCTGCTGCGCGCCCCCGAGGCGACCGTCGCCAGCCCCTCGCGCCCGAGCCTCTTCGAGGCGCTGGCGACGTGCCTGTGTGGCGCTACCCGTTAA